One Bartonella kosoyi DNA segment encodes these proteins:
- a CDS encoding mechanosensitive ion channel family protein produces the protein MIEFIVQYPWLEAISWLVILTIFALLINFIGRKLLIHGAKKLSSLLPKNTTTDIQNAIQYLANIISAFILSVGVNFIPTLPDAFSTVINNVANAFIIFFVVLTISACLNIINILYEQRPTARLKPIKGYIQIAKIALFAIAAVLMVATLIDRSPLILFSGLGAMAAVLMLIFQDTLLSLVAGIQISSTDMVRVGDWIEIPNLGADGDVIEIALHTVKVQNFDNTITSVPIRKLVTDPFKNWRGMQESGGRRIKRSLFIDQSSIHFLTEEEQKYLSRFNLLENYFTQKIAEIDQWNAQLDKNHDVVANTRRLTNIGTFRAYVFAYLQQHLNINPNMTFMARQLPPTENGLPLEIYCFTNTTVWLDYEQIQGDIFDHLYSILPFFGLKVFQNPSGSDFNQVLKAKAK, from the coding sequence GTGATCGAGTTTATTGTTCAATATCCGTGGTTAGAAGCTATTTCTTGGCTTGTTATTCTTACTATATTTGCCCTTTTAATCAACTTTATAGGACGAAAATTACTCATCCACGGAGCAAAAAAACTTTCTTCTCTCCTCCCCAAGAATACAACAACCGATATTCAAAATGCTATTCAATACCTAGCCAATATCATTTCAGCTTTTATTCTTTCAGTCGGTGTTAATTTTATACCAACATTGCCCGATGCATTCAGCACTGTCATCAATAATGTTGCCAACGCCTTCATTATCTTTTTTGTTGTTCTGACAATTTCTGCCTGTCTCAATATCATTAACATTCTTTACGAACAACGACCAACAGCACGACTAAAACCAATAAAAGGGTATATTCAAATTGCTAAAATTGCACTTTTTGCTATTGCAGCCGTTTTAATGGTCGCCACCTTAATTGACCGTTCCCCTCTTATTCTTTTCTCCGGTCTTGGTGCGATGGCCGCAGTTCTCATGTTAATTTTTCAAGATACACTTCTTTCTCTTGTTGCCGGTATTCAAATTTCATCCACGGATATGGTTCGTGTTGGTGATTGGATTGAAATTCCCAATCTTGGTGCTGATGGTGATGTAATTGAAATTGCCCTTCATACTGTTAAAGTTCAAAATTTTGACAACACCATCACCTCAGTACCGATCCGTAAGCTTGTAACCGACCCTTTTAAAAATTGGCGTGGAATGCAAGAATCAGGGGGCAGACGCATCAAACGCTCTCTTTTTATTGATCAATCAAGTATCCATTTTCTCACAGAAGAAGAACAAAAATATCTTTCCCGATTTAATTTATTAGAAAATTATTTCACGCAAAAAATAGCAGAAATCGATCAATGGAATGCACAATTAGATAAAAATCACGATGTTGTAGCCAATACGCGCCGTTTAACTAACATTGGAACTTTTCGCGCTTATGTTTTTGCTTATCTACAACAGCATCTCAACATCAACCCCAATATGACCTTTATGGCCCGACAATTACCCCCTACAGAAAATGGTTTACCCTTAGAAATCTATTGCTTTACGAATACCACCGTTTGGCTAGACTACGAACAAATTCAAGGAGATATTTTTGATCACCTTTATTCCATTCTTCCCTTTTTTGGTTTAAAGGTTTTTCAAAATCCTAGCGGTTCTGATTTTAATCAAGTATTAAAAGCAAAAGCAAAGTAA
- a CDS encoding Na/Pi cotransporter family protein encodes MNGSLVLLHLAGAVSLLLWSTRMVRTGIERAYGDRLKYNMRHVISKPLFAVSFGLFTAMVLQSSTAITLLVGSFVESGFVSGVAGLMAVRGGELGSALVVKILTYDLTLVVPLCLLIGTCIFMTTQKREWRQIGRIVIGIGLLILSLQMISTATEPLRDSEILPSIIRYLSTDPVSTFLLAAALTYLLHSSIAGIILLVNFANYDLIHTQLCVVMVLGVNFGSSLIAPLLTRNASPNTRLVPLGNLLMRGAGSILVLILFLSFQPPITWLGNNAPTQVINAHIIFNVFILLAGIPLSKWVLKLTTQIVHMSTKKMQTDKTLNLSDQTALDDSVLERPALALSNVMREVIHICDLVDIMLEKIMGLYEKPDPHIISELNQLNTILDKKHIAIKLYLARLAGQKLSDEEALQTQELLGACIKLDQAGDIIIHNMLMLVKKKQQKNLKFSNEGWDDLLRFHAIVLANAHIAFNVLVSRDTHTAHLLVQKKDQLRNLEKEMSLKHFKRLREGDLKNVESSSLHLDTVRDLKQINSLLTSMIYPILEEQGLLQSSRLRNPAEEQTEKS; translated from the coding sequence ATGAATGGCTCATTGGTACTCCTCCATCTTGCTGGTGCAGTTTCTTTACTTCTCTGGTCCACACGTATGGTGCGCACAGGAATTGAACGCGCCTATGGTGACAGACTTAAATATAACATGCGCCACGTCATTTCAAAACCATTGTTTGCTGTAAGCTTTGGACTTTTTACAGCGATGGTTTTACAGAGCTCTACAGCCATAACGCTTCTCGTTGGTTCCTTCGTTGAATCTGGTTTTGTCTCTGGAGTAGCAGGACTTATGGCTGTACGTGGAGGAGAGTTAGGATCAGCACTCGTTGTTAAAATTCTCACCTACGATCTCACACTTGTTGTACCCCTTTGCCTTTTAATTGGTACTTGTATCTTCATGACAACACAAAAACGTGAGTGGCGCCAAATAGGACGTATTGTCATCGGTATTGGTCTTTTAATTTTATCTTTACAAATGATCAGTACAGCGACAGAACCTTTGCGGGATAGCGAAATTTTGCCGAGCATCATTCGTTACCTTTCCACCGATCCTGTTTCAACTTTTTTGTTAGCTGCGGCTTTAACCTATCTCTTGCATTCATCTATTGCAGGAATCATTTTGCTGGTTAATTTTGCCAACTACGACCTTATCCATACACAACTTTGCGTTGTCATGGTTCTTGGTGTCAACTTTGGCTCTTCTCTTATAGCACCGCTTTTAACACGCAATGCTTCTCCCAATACCCGCCTTGTTCCCTTGGGGAATTTACTCATGCGTGGAGCTGGTTCAATCCTTGTGCTGATCTTATTTCTGTCTTTTCAACCACCCATCACATGGCTTGGCAACAACGCCCCTACTCAAGTGATCAACGCCCATATCATTTTTAATGTTTTCATTCTCCTCGCTGGAATACCACTTTCAAAATGGGTTTTGAAATTGACCACTCAAATCGTTCATATGAGTACAAAAAAAATGCAAACCGATAAAACGCTTAATTTATCGGATCAAACAGCTCTTGATGATAGCGTTCTTGAACGCCCAGCTCTAGCGCTCTCGAATGTCATGCGTGAAGTTATTCATATTTGTGATCTTGTCGACATCATGCTAGAAAAAATTATGGGACTTTATGAAAAGCCAGATCCCCATATTATTTCTGAACTCAATCAACTAAACACCATATTGGACAAAAAACATATCGCCATCAAACTTTATCTTGCACGATTAGCGGGACAAAAATTATCGGATGAAGAAGCTCTTCAAACACAAGAACTTCTAGGTGCCTGTATAAAATTAGACCAAGCAGGCGATATCATTATTCACAATATGCTGATGCTGGTTAAAAAGAAACAACAAAAAAATCTAAAGTTCAGCAACGAAGGCTGGGATGATCTCCTTCGTTTCCATGCCATTGTACTGGCCAACGCGCATATCGCATTTAATGTTCTCGTCTCCCGTGACACCCACACGGCCCATCTATTGGTGCAAAAAAAAGATCAACTACGAAACTTAGAAAAAGAGATGAGTTTAAAACATTTTAAACGCTTACGTGAAGGAGATCTCAAAAATGTAGAATCGTCCAGTCTTCATCTTGATACTGTCCGCGACCTCAAACAAATTAACTCTCTGTTGACCTCAATGATCTACCCTATCTTAGAAGAACAAGGTCTTCTTCAAAGTTCACGCCTACGCAACCCTGCTGAAGAACAAACAGAAAAATCTTAA
- a CDS encoding helix-turn-helix domain-containing protein, protein MTKTEKDWFQRLIELIKSDGRTMIEISRAAGCGQNYVQQMIKGGKRPSVDKLMAILNTLGNASAIYVITGFNISDEDLKLIALISSGDKKKIEALNVLLNEKQL, encoded by the coding sequence ATGACAAAGACTGAAAAAGATTGGTTCCAACGCTTAATTGAATTAATAAAAAGTGACGGACGGACGATGATCGAAATAAGCAGAGCAGCAGGCTGTGGACAAAACTATGTCCAACAAATGATAAAAGGAGGAAAAAGACCTTCAGTCGATAAACTTATGGCGATTCTAAATACACTCGGAAATGCTAGTGCCATATATGTTATAACTGGCTTCAACATCTCTGATGAAGACTTAAAACTTATAGCTTTGATTTCGTCGGGAGATAAAAAGAAGATTGAAGCTTTAAATGTTCTGTTGAATGAGAAGCAGTTGTAG
- the ubiC gene encoding chorismate lyase translates to MSDLEDSILPPLKWLFDQNPPIPENIRDWLMESGSMTLRLKKYCSYFQVQQQRECFITRDKLKEEAEHLPKSARYWLREVILMGDNKPWLLGRTVIPQETLHHNQALMHLGTTPLGHYLFNSDKLTRDYIHIGQQDTLWARRSRLRLTGKPLLLTELFLTDSPLYTHNK, encoded by the coding sequence ATGTCTGATCTTGAAGATTCCATCTTACCACCTCTAAAGTGGCTCTTTGATCAAAATCCTCCCATACCAGAAAACATTCGGGATTGGCTCATGGAATCGGGCTCAATGACGCTTCGATTAAAAAAATATTGTTCCTACTTTCAAGTTCAACAACAACGCGAATGTTTTATTACACGCGATAAATTAAAGGAAGAAGCAGAACATCTCCCCAAAAGTGCACGTTATTGGCTACGTGAAGTCATCTTAATGGGCGATAATAAGCCTTGGCTCCTCGGACGCACTGTCATTCCACAAGAAACCCTCCACCACAATCAAGCCTTGATGCATTTAGGAACGACCCCCTTAGGACACTATTTATTTAACAGTGACAAACTAACCCGCGATTACATTCATATTGGCCAACAAGATACGCTATGGGCACGGCGTTCCCGTTTGCGGTTAACGGGTAAGCCATTGTTGCTCACTGAACTGTTTTTAACCGATTCACCCCTGTATACCCATAATAAATAG
- a CDS encoding YcgN family cysteine cluster protein, with protein sequence MSGELPFWKVKKLEELSFSEWESLCDGCGRCCLHKVEDDDTGDLYATSIACRLLDEETCQCRDYVHRKSIVPDCISLDITTVKMARWLPESCAYKLIYEEKDLPWWHPLVSGDCQTVHKAHISARGSIEIYEDELSSEEDYLTHITGLLCEGQ encoded by the coding sequence ATGAGTGGAGAACTTCCTTTTTGGAAAGTAAAAAAATTAGAAGAGCTTTCTTTCTCTGAGTGGGAAAGCCTTTGTGATGGTTGTGGTCGTTGTTGTCTCCACAAAGTGGAGGATGATGATACGGGTGATCTGTATGCAACCAGTATTGCTTGTCGCCTTTTAGATGAAGAAACTTGCCAGTGTCGAGACTATGTTCATCGTAAATCAATTGTACCAGATTGTATATCGTTAGACATTACAACAGTTAAAATGGCGCGTTGGCTTCCAGAAAGTTGTGCTTATAAATTAATTTATGAAGAAAAAGATCTCCCATGGTGGCATCCATTGGTATCAGGAGATTGTCAGACAGTGCATAAAGCACACATTTCTGCACGTGGATCCATAGAGATCTACGAAGACGAATTATCATCTGAAGAAGATTATCTCACTCATATTACTGGCCTTCTCTGTGAAGGCCAGTGA
- a CDS encoding GlsB/YeaQ/YmgE family stress response membrane protein: MENANIGWIAAIIIGAVAGWAAQYIMKSKTGILLNIILGIIGAVLASFIFSLLGVSFAGWLGYLISGFIGACILIWIGRKIRS, encoded by the coding sequence ATGGAAAATGCAAACATCGGTTGGATTGCAGCTATCATTATCGGAGCGGTTGCAGGTTGGGCTGCACAGTATATTATGAAAAGCAAAACAGGGATATTGTTAAATATTATCTTAGGGATTATTGGCGCTGTGTTAGCGAGCTTCATTTTTAGTCTTTTAGGCGTAAGTTTTGCTGGTTGGCTTGGCTATCTTATTTCAGGTTTTATAGGAGCCTGTATTCTTATATGGATAGGACGAAAAATTCGATCATAG
- a CDS encoding SIMPL domain-containing protein, whose protein sequence is MIEKKIQPLKSSLVKIAILTFTLLATSLTVVRAYAEESKRDATITVTAIGESQATPDMAIINLAVVTHDKTAQKALASNNQSINDIIKAFKNNGIQANDLQTSGLSIYQSSHEKKNNEKLYQVSNSLTVRIRDLSNAGKIFDQAMALGINSVNGITFTNADTKPFYQEARKKAITEAIEKAQTIAQAADLKLGKIIEINEKDDYYRPTPRLMSRAADASYTDTNFAGGELNYNVSVTVVFAID, encoded by the coding sequence ATGATAGAAAAGAAAATTCAACCACTGAAGAGTTCTTTGGTTAAAATAGCTATATTAACATTCACACTCTTAGCCACTTCACTGACTGTTGTCCGTGCTTATGCTGAAGAAAGTAAAAGAGATGCAACAATTACAGTGACTGCAATCGGAGAAAGTCAAGCTACACCGGATATGGCAATTATTAATCTCGCCGTTGTTACCCATGACAAAACAGCTCAAAAAGCATTAGCGTCCAATAATCAATCGATCAATGATATTATAAAAGCTTTTAAAAATAATGGCATCCAAGCAAATGATTTGCAAACATCAGGTTTATCTATTTACCAGTCATCCCACGAAAAAAAGAATAATGAAAAACTCTATCAAGTTTCAAATTCTTTAACTGTACGTATTCGTGATCTTAGCAATGCTGGTAAAATCTTTGATCAGGCGATGGCACTGGGAATTAATTCAGTAAATGGCATTACTTTTACCAATGCAGATACGAAGCCATTTTATCAAGAAGCACGTAAAAAAGCCATTACTGAAGCCATTGAAAAAGCGCAAACCATAGCACAAGCGGCTGATTTAAAATTAGGAAAAATTATTGAGATCAATGAAAAAGATGATTACTACCGTCCAACGCCACGTCTCATGAGTAGAGCAGCAGATGCAAGCTACACAGATACAAATTTTGCAGGGGGTGAATTAAATTATAATGTGAGTGTCACTGTCGTCTTCGCGATCGATTAA
- the rpoD gene encoding RNA polymerase sigma factor RpoD, which yields MATKVKQKDNAEVTSQASLDGPLLDFSDDAIKKMIKLAKKNGYVTMDELNAVLPSDEVTSEQIEDILAMFSEMGINVVDDEDEVESENYEDEVTVEGGDLVEASSHALATTTNKREVTDRTDDPVRMYLREMGAVELLSREGEIAIAKRIEAGRETMIAGLCESPLTFQALIIWRDELKEQRILLREIIDLETTYAGPEAKQAPVIERSEVDKIKEEKMSSAIRNMGENVGERSIEEDDEEDDDDVNLSLAAMENELCPQVMETLDFIAQTYVKLRKLQDQHVESSLAERKEGALTASQKKKYIQLKGELIQAVKSLSLNQNRIEALVEQLYDINKRLIHNEGKLKRIANTYGIGHEDFLREYQGRELDADWINYIATLPTPGWKEFSLREAKEIQKLRSEIQNLAQETAISIGEFRRIVMQVQKGERESTIAKKEMVESNLRLVISIAKKYTNRGLQFLDLIQEGNIGLMKAVDKFEYRRGYKFSTYATWWIRQAITRSIADQARTIRIPVHMIETINKIVRTSRQILHEIGREPTPEELSSKLSMPLEKVRKVLKIAKEPISLETPVGDEDDSHLGDFIEDRNALLPIDAAIQANLRDTTTRVLASLTPREERVLRMRFGIGMNTDHTLEEVGQQFSVTRERIRQIEAKALRKLKHPSRSRKLRSFLDS from the coding sequence ATGGCAACAAAGGTTAAACAGAAAGATAATGCGGAAGTAACAAGCCAAGCGAGTTTGGATGGTCCTCTTCTTGATTTTTCTGATGATGCCATCAAGAAAATGATTAAACTTGCCAAAAAAAATGGTTACGTAACGATGGATGAACTCAATGCCGTTCTTCCTTCCGATGAGGTTACGTCCGAACAAATTGAAGATATCTTGGCGATGTTTTCTGAGATGGGGATTAATGTTGTCGATGATGAGGATGAAGTTGAGTCTGAAAATTATGAAGATGAAGTTACGGTAGAGGGAGGGGACTTAGTAGAAGCCTCTAGCCACGCACTTGCAACGACAACAAATAAGCGCGAAGTAACAGATCGTACAGATGATCCGGTGCGTATGTATTTACGTGAAATGGGAGCTGTTGAACTTCTTTCACGGGAGGGTGAAATTGCCATTGCCAAGCGTATTGAAGCAGGGCGTGAGACAATGATTGCCGGACTTTGTGAGAGTCCTTTGACTTTTCAGGCCCTGATTATCTGGCGTGATGAGTTAAAAGAACAGCGCATTCTTCTTCGTGAAATTATTGATCTTGAAACGACTTATGCTGGTCCAGAAGCAAAGCAGGCTCCTGTTATTGAGCGAAGTGAAGTTGATAAGATAAAAGAAGAAAAGATGTCTTCTGCTATACGTAATATGGGGGAAAATGTAGGAGAAAGAAGCATTGAAGAAGATGATGAAGAGGACGATGATGATGTTAACTTATCTCTTGCAGCAATGGAAAATGAGCTTTGTCCTCAAGTTATGGAAACATTGGATTTTATTGCTCAGACCTATGTAAAATTACGCAAATTACAAGATCAGCATGTTGAAAGCAGTTTGGCAGAGCGTAAAGAAGGGGCTCTTACAGCTTCTCAAAAGAAAAAATATATTCAACTAAAGGGTGAGTTGATTCAAGCTGTGAAATCTCTCTCTTTGAACCAAAATCGTATCGAAGCTTTGGTTGAACAGCTTTATGACATCAATAAGAGACTTATTCATAATGAAGGTAAGCTAAAACGAATCGCTAACACCTATGGTATTGGCCATGAAGATTTTTTAAGAGAATACCAAGGGCGTGAATTGGATGCAGATTGGATAAATTATATTGCCACTTTGCCTACGCCGGGTTGGAAAGAATTTTCATTGCGTGAGGCAAAAGAAATTCAAAAACTACGGAGTGAAATACAAAATCTTGCGCAAGAAACGGCTATTTCAATTGGTGAATTTCGCCGGATTGTTATGCAGGTGCAGAAAGGTGAACGCGAATCAACCATTGCAAAAAAAGAGATGGTCGAATCTAATTTACGTCTTGTCATTTCAATTGCAAAAAAATATACGAATCGTGGTTTGCAGTTTCTTGACCTTATTCAAGAGGGCAATATCGGTTTGATGAAGGCTGTGGATAAGTTTGAATATCGGCGCGGCTATAAGTTTTCAACTTATGCAACATGGTGGATTCGTCAGGCCATTACGCGTTCGATTGCGGATCAGGCACGTACTATTCGTATCCCTGTTCATATGATTGAAACAATTAATAAAATCGTTCGTACCTCACGTCAGATTCTTCATGAAATTGGACGAGAGCCAACACCAGAAGAATTATCGAGTAAGCTTTCTATGCCGTTAGAAAAAGTGCGAAAGGTTCTTAAAATTGCAAAAGAACCTATTTCACTGGAGACACCTGTTGGTGATGAAGATGATTCCCATTTAGGTGATTTTATTGAGGATAGGAATGCATTACTCCCTATTGATGCTGCTATCCAAGCGAACTTACGCGATACGACAACACGCGTTCTTGCTTCATTAACACCACGGGAAGAACGTGTTTTGCGGATGCGTTTTGGGATAGGGATGAATACAGATCACACTTTGGAAGAGGTGGGACAACAGTTCTCAGTGACAAGAGAACGTATTCGTCAGATTGAAGCAAAGGCACTTCGTAAATTGAAGCATCCTAGCCGCTCAAGAAAATTACGCAGTTTTCTTGATTCTTAA
- the dnaG gene encoding DNA primase, whose translation MRFPPDFLNELRSRLPISTVIGQRVDFDPRKSKPSRGDFWCCCPFHGEKTPSFHCDDHKGRYYCFGCGVNGDIFTFLCELDGLHFSESVERLADFAGMKLPVLDPQSHQRQMEKADLYDVMKIATDFFQYHLRDQEGAQARRYLEERGVTQKLIERFRIGFAPVRRTALKDALRARGISIKQMEECGLLTAHEERADSYDRFRNRIMFPIEDLRGRVVAFGGRALEKETRAKYLNSPETVLFHKGNILYNAASARKNSRFVGDEKIHSLLVVEGYMDVIALTKAGFEGVVAPLGTALTEAQIELLWQMGKEPILCFDGDDAGLKAAFRVADRVLPLLKVGVCIRFVLLPQGKDPDEIVGAGGAPLFSSFLQKAIPLIELLWWRATYGKNFETPETRAALEKQLKQQIFTIKDEDVRRYYLQDIKQRLFEFFRPSFSKKKGGGRYEQTLPNRVFKGQSFSLLENSEIVRNSSQAIPLREAVILLTLAYYPELWHENFEILSELELKNTQLMYFHQTMLEILGDQSLHDKETMVAFLEKRGQKALLERMKHLVQNIGMRIIFAGAPIEDARAILKQAIYLHLQEHHLHKRLQDIEEQLVENPKSEVFDLLREIKSELEQMQATEALIEGFGSWLDEKIDGNIQDTIK comes from the coding sequence ATGCGTTTCCCGCCTGATTTTCTTAATGAACTACGCAGCAGACTTCCAATTTCAACAGTGATTGGTCAACGGGTGGACTTTGATCCTCGAAAAAGTAAGCCTTCACGGGGAGATTTTTGGTGTTGTTGTCCATTTCATGGTGAAAAAACGCCCAGTTTTCATTGTGATGATCATAAAGGGCGTTATTATTGTTTTGGTTGTGGGGTCAACGGTGATATTTTTACCTTCCTGTGCGAGCTTGATGGATTGCATTTTTCAGAAAGTGTCGAGCGTTTGGCTGATTTTGCAGGAATGAAACTCCCTGTTTTGGATCCACAAAGTCATCAACGTCAAATGGAAAAAGCTGACCTTTATGACGTAATGAAAATTGCGACAGATTTTTTTCAGTATCATTTACGCGATCAAGAAGGGGCGCAGGCACGTCGTTATCTGGAGGAACGTGGTGTTACGCAAAAGCTTATAGAGCGTTTTCGAATTGGTTTTGCACCGGTAAGGCGTACAGCTTTGAAAGACGCTTTAAGGGCGCGGGGTATCTCAATAAAGCAAATGGAAGAATGTGGACTTCTTACAGCGCATGAGGAGAGAGCGGATTCTTATGACCGATTTAGAAATCGCATTATGTTTCCTATCGAAGATTTGCGCGGTCGTGTGGTGGCCTTTGGAGGGCGTGCGTTAGAGAAAGAGACACGCGCAAAATATCTTAACAGTCCTGAAACAGTGCTCTTTCATAAAGGCAATATACTTTACAATGCGGCATCGGCGCGCAAAAATAGTCGCTTTGTTGGCGATGAAAAAATTCATTCACTTCTGGTTGTTGAGGGGTATATGGATGTCATTGCATTGACTAAAGCCGGTTTTGAAGGAGTCGTAGCACCCTTAGGGACTGCATTAACGGAAGCGCAAATTGAGCTTTTATGGCAGATGGGAAAGGAGCCTATTTTGTGTTTTGATGGTGATGATGCTGGTTTAAAGGCTGCCTTTCGCGTTGCTGATCGGGTATTGCCTCTTTTAAAGGTTGGGGTTTGTATCCGCTTTGTTTTGTTGCCACAAGGAAAAGATCCTGATGAAATTGTTGGTGCTGGTGGTGCGCCCCTTTTTTCTTCTTTTTTGCAAAAAGCCATTCCTTTGATTGAGCTTTTATGGTGGCGGGCTACCTATGGAAAGAATTTTGAAACGCCAGAGACACGTGCGGCGCTTGAAAAACAACTCAAACAGCAAATTTTTACGATTAAGGATGAAGATGTCCGTCGTTATTATTTGCAAGATATAAAACAACGCCTTTTTGAGTTTTTTCGTCCCTCTTTTTCAAAAAAGAAAGGGGGAGGACGCTATGAACAGACTTTACCCAATAGGGTCTTTAAAGGTCAATCCTTTTCTCTGTTAGAAAATTCTGAAATAGTGCGAAATTCTTCGCAGGCTATTCCTTTACGTGAAGCTGTGATTTTACTCACTTTAGCTTACTATCCTGAGTTGTGGCATGAAAATTTTGAAATTCTCTCTGAGTTAGAATTAAAAAATACACAATTGATGTATTTTCACCAAACGATGTTGGAAATTCTCGGGGATCAGTCGCTTCATGATAAAGAAACGATGGTTGCGTTCTTAGAAAAAAGAGGGCAAAAAGCTTTATTAGAGCGTATGAAACATCTTGTGCAGAATATTGGTATGCGTATTATCTTTGCTGGAGCTCCTATAGAAGATGCACGTGCTATATTAAAACAAGCTATCTACTTGCATCTTCAGGAACACCACCTACATAAGAGGTTACAGGATATTGAAGAGCAACTTGTAGAAAATCCTAAGAGTGAGGTTTTTGATCTGCTTCGGGAGATAAAAAGTGAACTGGAGCAGATGCAGGCAACAGAAGCGTTAATTGAAGGGTTTGGAAGTTGGTTGGATGAAAAAATAGACGGGAACATACAAGATACGATAAAATGA